In Roseiconus lacunae, one genomic interval encodes:
- a CDS encoding DUF3467 domain-containing protein, whose product MADEAKKPDAAAPPAEQAQTQQPVQVQVNDDNALAAYANFCRVTGSPEELIVDFGLNPQPIGVPKEPIEVKQRIIVNFYTAKRLLAALQMSIARHEAVFGVLETDINKRVRPGLAQQQAPAAAAPAPAGDNK is encoded by the coding sequence ATGGCTGATGAAGCAAAGAAACCTGACGCTGCTGCACCTCCGGCTGAACAAGCTCAAACGCAACAACCGGTTCAGGTTCAAGTGAACGACGACAACGCCTTGGCTGCTTACGCAAACTTCTGCCGCGTCACCGGTTCACCCGAAGAACTGATTGTTGACTTTGGCCTGAACCCACAACCGATCGGTGTGCCCAAAGAGCCGATCGAAGTCAAGCAGCGAATCATCGTTAACTTCTACACCGCGAAGCGTTTGCTGGCCGCATTGCAAATGTCGATCGCCCGTCACGAAGCTGTGTTCGGCGTTTTGGAAACCGACATTAACAAACGAGTTCGCCCCGGCTTGGCTCAACAGCAAGCGCCCGCCGCTGCGGCTCCCGCCCCCGCCGGCGACAACAAGTAA
- a CDS encoding efflux RND transporter periplasmic adaptor subunit, which yields MHHQHASIRGIVFGSLCGLVFMASTTTAQTGGFQIPGQLPSPNAAGSASRSSAAPDGIRIGGCIVQFNYKTKLPSKADGQLTELNVEEGQLIKKGDIIGLVDTKQAELTLELKRREEVVAKIKAQDHINYRDAIATEKIARAEAKAYEELFDQSAAPFWEMRKKQAEADRAQLRIELAELNEKSAMAEYMVKQAETELANHEIQMRTIRADFDAFVENRFAQLGEWVQRGSPIVEVVQMDELRVEGAVDALSYGREIRRGQAVKIYITVGGTDDAPVTEEFDATLDYISTELDLKQAHRIWAKIKNRKSGNDWLIKPGMEAVMYVSVTP from the coding sequence ATGCACCATCAACACGCCTCGATCCGCGGCATCGTCTTCGGAAGCTTGTGCGGGCTTGTCTTCATGGCTTCGACGACGACGGCCCAAACCGGTGGGTTTCAAATCCCAGGTCAACTGCCGTCGCCAAACGCTGCCGGTTCGGCAAGTCGCTCATCCGCAGCGCCGGACGGAATTCGCATCGGTGGCTGTATTGTGCAGTTCAACTACAAAACCAAGCTGCCCTCGAAAGCCGACGGGCAGTTGACCGAGTTAAATGTCGAAGAAGGCCAATTGATCAAGAAGGGCGACATCATCGGACTCGTTGACACCAAACAAGCCGAACTGACGCTGGAACTAAAGCGACGTGAAGAAGTCGTCGCGAAGATCAAAGCTCAGGATCACATCAATTACCGCGACGCGATCGCGACCGAAAAAATCGCCCGGGCCGAGGCTAAGGCCTACGAAGAATTGTTCGACCAAAGCGCCGCGCCGTTTTGGGAGATGCGAAAAAAGCAAGCCGAAGCCGACCGTGCCCAACTGCGGATCGAACTCGCCGAACTGAACGAAAAATCGGCGATGGCGGAATACATGGTCAAGCAAGCCGAGACCGAATTGGCCAATCATGAAATCCAAATGCGAACAATCCGAGCCGACTTTGACGCCTTCGTCGAAAATCGATTTGCCCAGCTTGGCGAATGGGTCCAACGAGGCAGCCCAATTGTCGAAGTCGTCCAGATGGATGAACTGCGAGTCGAAGGAGCGGTCGACGCGTTGAGCTATGGCCGTGAAATTCGCCGTGGTCAAGCCGTCAAAATCTATATCACGGTCGGCGGAACCGATGACGCGCCCGTCACCGAAGAGTTTGACGCGACGCTCGATTACATCAGTACCGAACTGGACCTCAAACAAGCTCACCGTATTTGGGCCAAGATCAAAAATCGAAAATCAGGCAACGATTGGCTGATCAAACCGGGGATGGAAGCCGTCATGTACGTCTCCGTCACACCCTGA
- a CDS encoding efflux RND transporter periplasmic adaptor subunit codes for MSVNQQTVEETKAQIRGLVNEIAALAKSGATAEEFYPELLSRIITALAAAGGAIWLLDDDKQLKLQYQINAEPAILVEDTEDSVRHSRLISRVANAGQSLLVPPYSGTTDGDAQGNPTRYLLVLGALTHDGHNDGLIEVFQRPDTAPETQRGYLRFLEQMCSLAAEWLRSQKLRSLGDRQTLWQQADSFARAAHESLDLKETAYVVANEGRRLIGCDRVSVAIKKGRKCKVESISGQDTIENRSNIVAALNNLATRVCAAGEPLYHDGATEDLPPQIEEALEDYVDQSYGRNIAVLPLREPMRKLGAEEDTGAAGEIDRDNAHRGEVIGALIVEQIETDIPREIFRQRCDLVYEHGTRAIANSQSHSNLFMMPVWRSLGRATWILRARTLPKTLAVVGLVLIVALGLTFIQKDFNLSAEGTLEPTVRRQIFASVDGEVVDVLVKRNDVVEEGQLLVQLRNPDIDIQLEDLQGQISTTSAELAKVIGQQRISRREIDRADLLALQGQEGELRTKLESLGKKLELQMKRREELEVRSPINGVITTFDVENTLRSRPIMTGQVLLEVADLDQPYELKIQLPEKREGHLDQFIKQENISDELKVTYIMQLDPTMDPLEATLPIENISPRAEAHDEHGAVIEMEAIPSAESLQKMAPPPGSSVLAKIHCGRRASGFVFFHEIWEWLCKFFF; via the coding sequence ATGTCGGTCAATCAGCAAACGGTTGAAGAGACCAAGGCGCAGATTCGCGGGCTGGTCAATGAGATTGCGGCGCTCGCCAAAAGCGGCGCGACAGCGGAGGAGTTCTACCCCGAACTTCTAAGCCGAATCATCACCGCGCTTGCAGCCGCAGGCGGCGCGATTTGGTTGCTCGACGACGACAAGCAGCTCAAGCTTCAGTACCAAATCAACGCCGAACCGGCGATCTTGGTTGAAGACACCGAAGATTCAGTCCGTCACTCGCGATTGATCAGCCGCGTCGCCAACGCGGGGCAATCGTTGCTCGTCCCGCCGTACAGTGGGACGACCGACGGCGACGCCCAGGGCAACCCGACGCGATACCTGCTGGTACTCGGGGCGCTCACTCATGACGGGCACAATGATGGTTTGATCGAGGTTTTTCAGCGGCCCGATACCGCACCGGAAACCCAGCGAGGTTACCTGCGTTTTCTCGAACAGATGTGCTCGCTGGCGGCCGAGTGGCTGCGAAGTCAAAAACTGCGATCGCTCGGTGACCGGCAAACGTTGTGGCAACAAGCCGACTCGTTCGCCCGTGCCGCCCACGAGTCGCTGGACCTTAAAGAAACTGCCTATGTCGTCGCCAACGAAGGGCGGCGTTTGATCGGATGCGACCGTGTGAGCGTCGCGATCAAGAAAGGCCGTAAATGCAAAGTCGAGTCGATCAGCGGGCAAGATACGATCGAAAATCGATCCAACATCGTCGCCGCTCTTAACAACCTTGCCACCCGTGTTTGCGCGGCCGGTGAACCGCTCTATCACGACGGGGCGACTGAGGATTTACCGCCGCAGATCGAAGAAGCTCTTGAGGATTACGTCGACCAATCGTACGGGCGTAACATCGCGGTCCTGCCGCTGCGTGAACCGATGCGAAAGCTGGGTGCCGAAGAGGACACCGGTGCCGCCGGCGAGATCGATCGTGACAACGCCCACCGCGGTGAAGTCATCGGCGCACTCATCGTCGAACAAATCGAAACCGACATTCCGCGAGAAATCTTTCGTCAACGATGCGACTTGGTCTACGAGCACGGCACGCGGGCGATCGCGAACTCGCAATCGCACAGCAATCTATTCATGATGCCGGTGTGGCGTTCGCTCGGCCGAGCGACTTGGATCCTGCGAGCCCGAACGCTGCCGAAAACGCTGGCCGTGGTCGGCTTGGTATTGATCGTCGCGTTAGGCCTGACGTTCATCCAAAAGGACTTCAACCTTTCCGCCGAAGGGACGCTTGAACCGACCGTTCGCCGTCAAATCTTTGCCAGCGTTGACGGCGAAGTGGTCGATGTCCTGGTCAAGCGAAACGATGTCGTCGAGGAAGGCCAGTTATTGGTGCAGCTTCGCAACCCAGACATCGACATTCAGCTGGAAGATTTGCAAGGTCAAATCAGCACGACCAGTGCCGAACTTGCCAAGGTGATCGGACAGCAACGGATCAGTCGTCGTGAGATCGATCGCGCTGACTTACTGGCTTTGCAAGGTCAAGAAGGCGAACTACGAACGAAGCTCGAATCGCTCGGCAAGAAGCTTGAGCTACAGATGAAGCGTCGTGAAGAACTGGAAGTTCGATCGCCGATCAACGGCGTGATCACCACCTTCGATGTCGAAAACACGCTGCGAAGCCGCCCGATCATGACCGGCCAAGTGCTGCTCGAAGTCGCCGACCTGGATCAGCCGTACGAGCTAAAGATCCAACTTCCTGAAAAACGCGAAGGCCATCTCGATCAGTTCATCAAACAAGAGAATATCAGTGACGAGCTAAAGGTGACCTACATTATGCAACTGGATCCGACGATGGATCCGTTGGAAGCGACGCTGCCGATCGAAAATATCTCGCCGCGAGCGGAAGCTCATGACGAGCATGGTGCGGTGATCGAAATGGAAGCCATTCCGAGTGCCGAATCGCTACAGAAGATGGCACCTCCGCCGGGTTCGTCAGTCTTAGCAAAAATCCATTGCGGAAGACGGGCCAGTGGCTTTGTGTTCTTCCATGAAATCTGGGAATGGCTCTGCAAGTTCTTCTTCTAG
- a CDS encoding BatA domain-containing protein — protein sequence MNFLNGTLLIAITAIGIPIALHLIARKEPRRVTFPSVRLLSQRFETNRSKMRVRRWWLLALRIAAIAALALALARPVSTAALSPTWIAIGIVAAVGVALLLMASVAASKVGRRPIALGLFAGGLVFLLSSIAWAAVTISGSDPPEIAQQQPVALAVIVDNSIESAWSSNNDLRSDRIGEAAKEIVRAAGRNSRVIAIDRSATPATFSADAAGAIAKIEAFEPAEVVQPLAARIEAAARVLATSDIDSRQIVIVSGMTESSFPKSDSLQSLRALLTEQDIRLTIWDTGPYQGTNRQLSSVSISNPAPAPRSPITVTSTLSMDAKDEASTGTNTELDDPSFQQEVTVECVLFSSHAGLPVVRNGDVIRPEAKPVDRVSVSAQPGRDVEIQLTLPPLESGLHHGAMRLTGSDALAVDDVSYFSIEILPPSRLLIVGDDRIEAEEFVDLVSAEANGAPSQYDTEISLQDDLPGVRLADFDGVVLLNPSASLLEGQQLESYSQSGKKVLIAAGPGLGNAAVELKGLLLERRWRVREPGTYLQISADSHPALASLLNLPGDIPFQDLRIHQYWQAQPETGWSTLMRYAGTEHPALLENASAGTLLLTTPIPDLVSRKPWNDLFRADNLWPTFALTRELTRYTTGRDVGHWSAAVGSPVALPAESLIAEKAATAPTDELKQPPVRLQWFPAGRNAPVPIEFADDSNSPPEDRLITIGTPDRSGIHWIRGRTSGLGFSVNLPRQRFSFQRVPESLVQTQYGEDLRVISSIEEMDWTSGDAKQTLPLWSPLMFIALAVFLLELILSNRFYSQRPSTSSRQTKQRDAA from the coding sequence GTGAATTTTCTTAACGGCACCCTACTGATTGCCATCACGGCGATCGGCATTCCGATTGCCTTGCACCTGATCGCGCGCAAGGAACCACGGCGGGTAACGTTCCCTTCGGTGCGACTGCTGTCTCAACGATTTGAAACGAACCGCAGCAAGATGCGAGTGCGCCGCTGGTGGTTGCTTGCGTTGCGAATTGCCGCGATCGCTGCGCTGGCATTGGCGCTCGCACGGCCCGTGTCCACGGCCGCCTTGAGCCCGACGTGGATCGCGATCGGTATTGTCGCCGCCGTCGGTGTCGCGCTACTTTTGATGGCCTCGGTTGCCGCTTCAAAAGTAGGCCGCCGGCCGATCGCACTCGGATTATTTGCCGGCGGATTGGTTTTCCTGCTTTCTTCGATTGCCTGGGCCGCCGTTACGATCAGCGGCAGCGATCCACCGGAGATCGCCCAGCAGCAACCGGTCGCCCTGGCGGTCATTGTCGATAACTCAATCGAATCAGCTTGGTCATCGAACAACGATCTGCGATCCGACCGAATCGGTGAGGCGGCCAAAGAAATCGTCCGAGCCGCCGGCCGAAACAGCCGCGTCATCGCGATCGATCGTTCCGCGACACCGGCAACGTTTTCGGCAGACGCGGCCGGAGCGATCGCAAAGATCGAGGCATTCGAACCAGCGGAAGTCGTCCAGCCTCTGGCGGCGCGAATCGAAGCGGCCGCGCGTGTCTTGGCGACCAGCGATATCGACTCACGTCAGATCGTCATCGTTAGCGGGATGACTGAATCGAGCTTTCCCAAATCCGATTCGCTTCAATCACTACGAGCACTTCTTACCGAGCAAGACATTCGCTTAACGATTTGGGATACGGGACCCTACCAGGGGACCAACCGTCAATTGTCATCGGTCTCGATTTCCAATCCCGCGCCGGCGCCACGCTCACCGATCACCGTTACCTCAACGCTTTCCATGGATGCGAAAGACGAAGCATCGACGGGAACGAACACGGAACTCGACGATCCATCGTTTCAACAGGAAGTGACCGTCGAGTGCGTTTTATTCTCTTCCCACGCTGGTTTGCCGGTTGTTCGCAACGGTGACGTCATTCGTCCCGAAGCCAAGCCCGTCGACCGCGTCAGCGTCAGTGCTCAACCGGGGCGCGATGTCGAAATCCAGCTGACGTTACCACCACTCGAAAGTGGCCTACATCACGGGGCGATGCGTCTGACGGGCTCCGATGCGTTGGCGGTTGACGACGTGTCCTATTTTTCGATCGAAATTTTGCCGCCAAGTCGACTGTTGATCGTTGGTGACGACCGTATCGAAGCGGAAGAATTCGTTGATTTGGTGTCCGCCGAAGCCAACGGTGCCCCTTCGCAATACGATACGGAAATTTCACTGCAAGATGATTTGCCCGGCGTGCGTCTAGCTGACTTCGATGGCGTCGTGCTATTGAATCCGTCCGCGTCGCTGCTCGAAGGCCAGCAACTCGAATCCTATTCCCAGTCCGGAAAGAAAGTGTTGATCGCTGCTGGACCGGGACTCGGCAACGCGGCGGTCGAACTGAAGGGGCTGCTTTTGGAACGACGCTGGCGGGTTCGTGAACCGGGAACGTATCTTCAAATCTCGGCAGACTCTCACCCCGCACTCGCATCACTGTTGAACCTGCCCGGTGACATTCCCTTTCAAGATCTGCGGATTCATCAATACTGGCAAGCGCAACCCGAGACGGGATGGTCGACGCTGATGCGATACGCGGGAACGGAGCATCCGGCGCTGTTGGAAAACGCGAGTGCCGGAACGCTGCTGTTGACCACTCCGATCCCGGACTTGGTATCGCGGAAGCCTTGGAATGATTTGTTCCGTGCCGACAATCTTTGGCCGACGTTTGCGCTCACACGAGAATTGACGCGGTACACGACCGGTCGCGACGTCGGTCATTGGTCGGCTGCGGTCGGCTCGCCGGTCGCGTTGCCCGCCGAATCACTCATCGCTGAAAAAGCCGCCACCGCCCCCACGGACGAATTGAAACAGCCTCCCGTTCGACTGCAATGGTTTCCCGCCGGACGAAATGCCCCCGTACCGATCGAATTTGCAGACGATTCAAATTCGCCGCCCGAAGATCGATTGATCACGATCGGGACCCCCGATCGCAGCGGCATTCACTGGATCCGTGGCAGAACGAGTGGGCTTGGATTTTCCGTCAACTTGCCGCGACAACGATTCAGTTTCCAGCGCGTCCCTGAATCACTCGTGCAAACCCAGTACGGAGAAGACCTGCGGGTGATCTCGTCAATCGAAGAAATGGATTGGACCTCGGGAGATGCCAAACAAACGCTGCCTTTGTGGTCACCTCTGATGTTTATCGCGCTGGCAGTGTTTTTGCTGGAGCTGATTCTTTCGAATCGTTTCTATTCGCAACGACCGTCGACCTCGTCGCGACAGACGAAACAGAGGGATGCGGCATGA
- a CDS encoding creatininase family protein: MRPWILSETNYGFVKDCRYQVAVLPTGATEPHNLHLPYGTDTFQADAIATRACEAAWNRGARVVMLPPIPYGTETNQSHFPLSMNLHPSTLMTIFRDLLGSLTNSGINKLLILNSHGGNEFKPMLRELMNQTPCKLFLCDWFRGISADLQQEIFEDAGDHAGEMETALGLAFFREFVATDENGKLTADDGAVNPTRFDAVNQGWVSISRPWHLLTSNTGSGNPHAATAEKGRQLMEGVVGRLSEFLVELAGSEVDESFPF, from the coding sequence ATGCGTCCCTGGATTCTCTCAGAAACGAACTACGGATTCGTCAAAGATTGCCGCTATCAAGTCGCCGTCCTACCGACCGGTGCGACCGAGCCACACAACTTGCACCTACCTTACGGTACCGATACGTTTCAGGCAGATGCGATCGCCACCCGCGCTTGTGAAGCGGCCTGGAATCGCGGTGCCCGAGTCGTGATGTTACCGCCGATTCCCTACGGAACAGAAACAAATCAATCGCACTTTCCGCTGTCGATGAACCTGCATCCGTCGACGCTGATGACAATATTCCGTGACCTACTCGGTTCGCTGACAAACAGCGGGATCAACAAACTACTGATCCTGAACAGTCATGGCGGCAATGAATTTAAACCGATGCTGCGCGAGTTAATGAATCAAACACCATGCAAGCTGTTCCTTTGCGATTGGTTCCGTGGCATTAGCGCCGATCTACAGCAAGAGATTTTCGAAGATGCCGGAGATCATGCCGGGGAGATGGAAACCGCGTTGGGGTTGGCGTTCTTTCGCGAATTCGTCGCGACGGACGAGAACGGTAAGCTGACCGCCGACGACGGGGCCGTCAATCCGACTCGATTTGATGCGGTCAATCAAGGTTGGGTTTCGATCTCGCGTCCCTGGCACTTGTTGACTTCCAATACCGGCTCGGGAAATCCACATGCCGCAACTGCTGAGAAAGGCCGGCAATTGATGGAAGGAGTTGTCGGTCGGCTGTCAGAATTCCTCGTCGAACTTGCCGGCAGCGAAGTCGACGAGTCATTCCCATTTTAA
- a CDS encoding DinB family protein, whose translation MTESNDASITLPSPSTAMDILVGAIEQIKFARDYTLQLLDSTSLDDWFRIPDGLPTNIAWQVGHLTVSQYGLLMFRIRGRQPSDLELIPGKFRKAYGRGTTPSDDRSRQPTPDELLERFNRVFVDALGELDSVDSDVLLEPCEMPYAGYPIKLGAIMFCPLHEHIHAGQIGLVRRSLGLDPVR comes from the coding sequence ATGACTGAATCCAACGACGCCTCGATCACGCTTCCCAGCCCATCGACCGCGATGGATATTTTGGTGGGGGCGATCGAGCAAATCAAATTTGCGCGAGACTATACCTTGCAGTTGCTCGACAGCACGTCGCTCGATGACTGGTTCCGGATCCCCGATGGTTTGCCGACCAATATCGCTTGGCAAGTCGGTCACTTGACCGTCAGCCAATACGGCTTGCTGATGTTTCGGATTCGTGGCCGGCAGCCGAGTGACCTCGAATTGATCCCTGGCAAATTTCGCAAGGCGTATGGGCGTGGCACGACACCGAGCGATGACCGGTCGCGGCAGCCGACCCCCGACGAACTACTTGAACGCTTCAATCGCGTCTTCGTTGACGCACTCGGCGAGCTTGATTCGGTCGACTCGGACGTGCTTCTTGAACCTTGCGAGATGCCGTATGCCGGCTATCCGATCAAGTTAGGAGCGATCATGTTTTGTCCCTTGCATGAACACATTCACGCCGGCCAAATCGGTCTCGTCCGCCGCTCGCTCGGTCTCGATCCGGTACGCTAA
- a CDS encoding M28 family peptidase has product MSSTAETFSLDPSIKFMGTSPTAVMENHRTLTASSSKARPDRSTKPSASVAPPGAGLTTRLILVGLVVLLIAGGVLFVRVMLHRGPAVDQSPSSRPIPDRYDGDRAMGYLKKLCEFGPRPSGSDAMIRQQRYLESFFRERGAEVTRQDFETRNPNDGSAMTMTNLIASWHPDRPIRFLFCAHYDTRPYPDRDRQNPKGTFIGANDGASGTAGLMELSNQLDDLPDDIGIDMVLFDGEEFVWVENRDRYFLGSTFYAQTYRQSPPQVPFRAGVLFDMIGDKELKLYYEMNSIRYAKPVAQSFWQVAKRLRVDAFVPKTRHDLRDDHLPLNQIAKIPTIDVIDFDYPRPGIGSPSYWHTENDIPENCSGESIAAVVWVAHQWVLAQSRSKRNTSR; this is encoded by the coding sequence ATGAGTTCAACCGCCGAAACGTTTTCTTTGGACCCTAGCATTAAATTCATGGGCACGTCACCGACCGCGGTTATGGAGAATCACAGGACCTTGACTGCCTCTTCCAGTAAAGCACGACCGGATCGTTCCACGAAGCCATCGGCGAGCGTCGCTCCGCCCGGGGCTGGGTTAACGACGCGGTTGATTTTAGTCGGACTCGTCGTCCTGCTCATCGCTGGCGGCGTGTTGTTTGTCCGCGTGATGCTTCATCGTGGCCCGGCCGTCGATCAATCGCCGTCAAGCCGTCCGATTCCCGATCGTTATGACGGCGATCGCGCGATGGGCTACCTGAAAAAACTCTGCGAATTCGGGCCACGTCCCTCCGGTAGCGACGCGATGATTCGCCAACAACGTTACTTGGAGAGCTTCTTTCGCGAACGTGGTGCCGAGGTCACTCGCCAAGACTTCGAAACTCGCAATCCGAACGATGGATCGGCGATGACGATGACCAACTTGATCGCGTCGTGGCACCCCGACCGGCCGATTCGCTTTCTTTTTTGTGCCCACTACGACACGCGTCCCTACCCCGACCGCGACCGTCAGAATCCCAAGGGAACCTTCATCGGTGCCAACGACGGTGCCTCGGGGACTGCCGGGTTGATGGAACTATCCAATCAGCTTGACGATTTGCCAGATGACATCGGCATCGACATGGTGCTCTTCGATGGCGAGGAATTCGTCTGGGTCGAAAACCGAGACCGATACTTTCTTGGATCGACGTTCTACGCGCAAACCTACCGACAGTCGCCACCGCAAGTTCCGTTTCGTGCCGGCGTGTTGTTTGACATGATCGGCGACAAAGAATTGAAGTTGTACTACGAGATGAACAGTATTCGTTATGCCAAGCCCGTCGCGCAATCATTTTGGCAGGTGGCGAAACGCCTGCGCGTCGATGCGTTCGTCCCCAAGACGCGACATGACTTGCGTGACGACCACTTACCGCTCAACCAAATCGCAAAGATCCCGACGATCGATGTGATCGACTTTGACTATCCGCGTCCGGGCATCGGCAGCCCATCGTATTGGCACACCGAAAACGATATCCCAGAAAACTGCAGCGGTGAATCGATCGCCGCGGTCGTTTGGGTTGCTCACCAATGGGTTCTTGCGCAAAGCCGTTCGAAGCGAAACACCAGCCGCTAG
- a CDS encoding hemolysin D, with the protein MATLAESLVSSSSRPLTVRKRPDLVSSRHRYQGTGYWVLKEPVGLQYFRFHDEEYFILNMLDGHVSLQQIKEGFEQRFAPQKITFGDLQQFIGMLHRSGLVISNSPGQGKALRHRGRKKRNKETLGKLANVFALRFRGFDPEKILNTILPWLGWIFTVPALFFFLGLLGCASLLLATQYETVYSRLPTFQQFFAADRWIILAATMAIVKVLHEFGHGLSCKKFGGECHEIGFMLLVFTPCLYCNVSDSWMLPNKWKRVWIGAGGIYVEMILASLAAFVWFFTESGTTVNDLCLNMMFLNVVSTVLVNGNPLLRFDGYYILMDMLEIPNLRQKSTEVLKRWFQKTCLGLELQDDPFLPTRGRLWFAMFTIASVIYRWVVVFSICWFVIKVLEPYGLEVIGRAVAVVGFAGLVAQPVIQTWKFCRTPGRLSKVKRFNVMVTLAVVSTVIAAVCYIPLPHHIDAAFEIRPSEAGRVYAGSSGQIVSTVEPGQPIEAGQTIAVLKNPDLEMRMQDLQIEEAVAETTLEKLNQRRISDRSLAAQIETQEKMLQAVRELKRKTQVELDRLTVVAPISGIVIPPPRKPLQGAESGQLPMWSGSPLEKRNRGATVSAEDLLCEIGNADDFEAILAIDQGDVQLVSVGQAVDMKLDSRRLDTFSGSVGEMAREPLRNTSTSMSSQTGSDLQTEIDPATGQVKPRSVTYQARVPLQIDPHTDLPLRPGYRGSAKVHVENMSLGRRLWRIIAKTFNFEF; encoded by the coding sequence ATGGCCACACTCGCCGAATCTCTTGTCAGCAGCTCCTCACGTCCGCTGACGGTGCGCAAACGACCGGACTTAGTTTCCAGTCGGCACCGCTATCAGGGCACGGGGTACTGGGTCCTAAAAGAACCTGTGGGGCTGCAGTACTTTCGTTTTCATGACGAGGAGTACTTCATCCTGAACATGCTCGATGGGCATGTCAGTCTGCAACAGATTAAGGAAGGTTTCGAACAGCGTTTCGCGCCGCAAAAGATTACCTTCGGTGACCTGCAGCAGTTCATCGGAATGCTGCACCGCAGCGGTCTCGTGATCAGCAACTCACCCGGCCAGGGAAAAGCACTGCGTCACCGCGGACGCAAGAAACGCAACAAGGAAACGCTTGGCAAATTGGCCAACGTGTTCGCGCTTCGCTTTCGTGGATTCGACCCCGAAAAGATCCTCAACACGATCCTGCCTTGGTTGGGCTGGATCTTCACGGTCCCGGCGTTGTTTTTCTTCTTGGGGTTGCTCGGTTGTGCGTCGTTGCTGTTAGCAACCCAGTACGAAACGGTGTACTCGCGCCTGCCAACATTCCAACAGTTTTTTGCCGCCGACCGCTGGATCATCCTGGCGGCGACGATGGCGATCGTCAAAGTACTACACGAATTCGGGCACGGCCTGAGCTGTAAAAAGTTCGGAGGCGAATGTCACGAGATCGGATTCATGCTGTTGGTCTTTACGCCATGCTTGTACTGCAACGTGTCCGACTCGTGGATGTTGCCGAACAAATGGAAACGGGTCTGGATCGGTGCCGGCGGGATCTATGTCGAAATGATCTTGGCATCGCTGGCTGCGTTCGTTTGGTTCTTTACCGAATCGGGAACGACGGTCAATGACCTTTGCCTGAACATGATGTTCTTGAATGTCGTCAGCACGGTCCTGGTCAACGGGAACCCGCTGCTTCGTTTCGACGGTTACTACATATTGATGGACATGTTGGAGATCCCCAACCTCCGTCAAAAAAGCACCGAAGTCCTGAAGCGTTGGTTCCAGAAAACTTGTTTGGGATTGGAACTACAAGACGACCCGTTTTTGCCCACCCGCGGCCGACTTTGGTTTGCGATGTTTACGATCGCCAGCGTGATCTATCGCTGGGTGGTCGTGTTTTCGATCTGCTGGTTCGTGATCAAAGTCCTCGAGCCGTATGGTTTGGAGGTCATCGGGCGAGCCGTTGCGGTGGTCGGTTTTGCCGGGCTGGTTGCCCAACCGGTGATCCAAACTTGGAAATTCTGTCGAACCCCCGGGAGACTCTCGAAAGTGAAACGATTCAACGTGATGGTCACGCTGGCCGTCGTTTCGACGGTCATTGCGGCCGTGTGTTACATCCCATTGCCACACCATATCGATGCGGCATTCGAAATTCGTCCCAGCGAAGCCGGACGTGTCTACGCTGGCAGTTCTGGCCAAATCGTCAGCACCGTCGAACCCGGCCAGCCCATCGAAGCGGGCCAGACGATCGCGGTCTTGAAGAACCCCGATTTGGAAATGCGGATGCAAGACCTGCAGATCGAGGAAGCGGTCGCCGAAACCACTCTGGAAAAGCTCAACCAGCGACGAATCAGTGACCGATCCCTGGCCGCACAGATCGAAACGCAAGAAAAAATGTTGCAGGCCGTCCGGGAACTTAAACGCAAAACACAAGTCGAACTTGATCGACTGACCGTGGTTGCGCCGATCAGTGGCATCGTAATCCCACCACCACGAAAACCGCTGCAAGGCGCCGAATCGGGACAATTACCGATGTGGTCCGGATCGCCGCTTGAAAAGCGCAATCGAGGTGCAACAGTCAGTGCAGAGGATTTGCTTTGCGAGATCGGAAACGCCGATGACTTCGAAGCAATCTTGGCGATCGACCAAGGTGACGTTCAATTGGTCAGTGTCGGCCAAGCGGTCGACATGAAACTTGACTCACGTCGCTTGGACACGTTTTCAGGTTCGGTCGGTGAGATGGCTCGAGAACCGCTGCGGAACACGTCGACGTCAATGTCAAGCCAAACCGGAAGTGACCTGCAAACCGAAATCGATCCCGCCACCGGACAGGTTAAACCGCGAAGCGTGACCTACCAGGCACGTGTGCCACTGCAGATCGATCCGCATACCGATTTACCACTTCGGCCGGGCTATCGCGGTAGTGCGAAAGTTCATGTCGAGAACATGTCGCTCGGTCGAAGGCTTTGGCGCATCATTGCGAAAACATTCAATTTTGAGTTTTAG